The following are encoded together in the Cololabis saira isolate AMF1-May2022 chromosome 5, fColSai1.1, whole genome shotgun sequence genome:
- the hbp1 gene encoding HMG box-containing protein 1, protein MDESFDPLKCNEDLPLSPGCQMDYDDMPDLQEVEEDQRSQGLFQVGAVSHQELSTSPNTNWLAELADIATSPQSPLLKDAPHKRSSPVHIFGNSNSLHSYARPPLASSAPNPSRGHLRERRRTRASSESESGVFSMSSSFSDDEDMVWSHSWPSTAWQCFLKGTRLRFHRGLNVEWQEADELGDSDDESDDDSMMSSALSLKRYGSDGLKLVSHEETISFGQAVLKLTFDPGSPDKGLLTAECRLDHPFFVRNKGWSSFYPSLTVVHHGIPCYEMQLGDVCLPPNHPEAINCDDSVVFDTFRSYDFTPLDSSAVYVLSSMARQRRASLSSGGAVSPDCEKLERSSSPQSSSSKSNRSHNSGTATGATPTKCKRPMNAFMLFAKKYRVEYTQMYPGKDNRAISVILGDKWKKMKSEERRMYTMEAKALAEEQKRLNPDCWKRKRTNSGSQQT, encoded by the exons ATGGATGAGTCCTTTGATCCGCTCAAGTGCAATGAGGACCTGCCTTTATCACCTGGGTGCCAAATGGATTACG ATGACATGCCAGACTTGCAGGAGGTAGAGGAAGACCAGAGGTCTCAGGGGTTATTTCAGGTGGGAGCGGTGTCTCACCAGGAGCTCAGCACCTCGCCTAACACCAACTGGCTCGCTGAGTTGGCTGATATCGCCACCAGTCCTCAGAGCCCTCTCCTAAAGGACGCCCCACACAAGAG GTCATCTCCAGTTCACATCTTTGGCAACAGTAATAGTTTACATTCCTACGCCCGGCCCCCGTTAGCCAGCAGCGCACCCAACCCGTCCAGAGGTCACCTCAGGGAGCGCAGACGCACCAGG GCCAGCAGTGAATCGGAGTCTGGGGTTTTCTCGATGTCGTCATCGTTTTCTGATGACGAAGACATGGTCTGGTCTCATTCATGGCCTTCCACAGCCTGGCAGTGCTTCCTGAAAG GAACTCGTCTGCGCTTCCATCGAGGTCTTAACGTGGAGTGGCAGGAAGCTGATGAACTGGGGGATTCAGACGATGAGTCGGATGATGACAGCATGATGTCTTCGGCATTGTCTCTCAAG AGATATGGTTCAGATGGACTTAAGCTGGTGAGTCATGAAGAGACGATCTCTTTTGGCCAGGCAGTTCTTAAACTGACCTTTGACCCAGGCTCGCCAGATAAAGGGCTCCTTACAGCTGAGTGCCGACTGGATCACCCATTTTTTGTCAGAAACAAAG GGTGGTCTTCCTTCTATCCAAGCCTCACCGTGGTGCACCATGGGATTCCTTGCTACGAGATGCAGCTGGGAGACGTGTGCCTGCCTCCAAACCACCCAGAGGCTATTAACTGTGATGACTCGGTTGTCTTCGACACTTTCAGGAG CTATGACTTCACCCCCCTGGATTCCTCAGCCGTGTATGTTCTCAGCAGCATGGCTCGCCAGCGCAGGGCCTCCCTGTCCAGCGGGGGTGCCGTCAGTCCAGACTGTGAGAAACTGGAGCGCTCCAGCTCCCCACAATCCTCCAGCAGCAAATCAAACAGGAGCCACAACTCAGGGACAGCCACTGGTGCCACGCCTACAAAATGCAAGCGGCCAATGAACGCCTTCATGCTTTTTGCCAAGAAGTACAGAGTGGAGTACACACAGATGTATCCTGGGAAGGACAACAG AGCCATTAGCGTCATCCTGGGGGACAAGTGGAAGAAGATGAAAAGCGAGGAGAGGAGGATGTACACCATGGAGGCCAAAGCATTGGCCGAAGAGCAGAAAAGACTCAATCCAGACTGCTGGAAACGCAAACGAACCAACTCG